One window of the Borrelia anserina Es genome contains the following:
- a CDS encoding DUF226 domain-containing protein translates to MVALLELLKQKKKEIDPKNQRKGKNNIFSKVEEVKNRKIYHTKIFKDFYTFGISKNEPTKFFISLRGIFNIEDISMFHLFSVRDNDDFLGIYYGIKKLGKAFLVKNFNKGETYTLRKCEYIEFRFKKGGVFCYLSGLHNLLKKDKVGSSYYQTLLSILLELERELYAFYGKKLPEGGIIPRWIQKIQK, encoded by the coding sequence ATGGTGGCTTTACTAGAATTATTGAAACAGAAAAAAAAGGAAATAGATCCCAAGAATCAAAGGAAGGGAAAGAATAATATATTTTCCAAAGTAGAAGAGGTTAAGAATCGAAAGATATATCATACTAAGATATTTAAAGATTTTTACACATTTGGAATAAGTAAGAATGAACCAACTAAGTTTTTCATATCTCTTAGAGGAATCTTTAACATAGAAGATATAAGTATGTTTCATTTGTTTTCTGTAAGAGATAATGATGATTTTTTGGGTATTTATTATGGGATTAAGAAATTAGGTAAGGCATTTTTAGTAAAAAATTTTAATAAGGGGGAGACTTATACTTTAAGGAAGTGTGAATATATAGAGTTTAGATTTAAGAAAGGTGGAGTTTTTTGTTATCTAAGTGGGCTACACAACTTATTAAAAAAAGATAAAGTTGGAAGTTCTTATTATCAGACCTTACTTAGCATACTCCTGGAATTGGAAAGGGAGCTTTATGCATTTTACGGAAAGAAATTGCCGGAAGGGGGTATTATTCCAAGATGGATACAAAAGATACAAAAGTAA
- a CDS encoding ParA family protein, with protein MDTKDTKVITIASIKGGVGKSTTSLIFAALLSQSFKVLIIDIDTQASTTSYYFRIIKERGIDLFNFNIYEVLISNLHIDNAIVNINSNLDLIPSYLTLHKFNSESIPYKEFRLKEQLKLLSYEYDYIILDTNPSLDFTLTNALVCSDYIIVPITAEKWAIESLDLFNFFIEKLSIRVPIYLLSTKFKRNNTHKELLNILKENDNFLGTISEREDLNRRIAKNDVFDLNKDYIREYQKTLLNLMSKIKGIMA; from the coding sequence ATGGATACAAAAGATACAAAAGTAATTACTATTGCATCAATCAAGGGTGGAGTAGGTAAGAGTACCACTAGTTTAATATTTGCAGCTCTTTTATCTCAATCCTTTAAGGTGTTAATTATTGACATAGATACCCAAGCATCGACTACTAGTTATTATTTTAGGATAATAAAGGAAAGAGGAATAGATTTATTTAATTTCAATATATATGAGGTTTTGATATCAAATCTGCATATTGATAATGCTATCGTAAATATTAATAGTAATTTGGATTTGATACCAAGCTATTTAACTTTGCACAAGTTTAACTCAGAATCTATTCCATACAAGGAGTTCAGATTAAAAGAGCAGTTAAAGTTATTAAGTTATGAGTATGATTACATCATACTTGATACTAATCCTAGCCTAGATTTTACTTTAACTAATGCTTTAGTATGTAGTGATTATATTATAGTGCCAATTACAGCAGAGAAATGGGCAATCGAGAGTTTAGATTTGTTTAATTTTTTCATTGAGAAATTGTCTATAAGAGTTCCTATTTATTTACTTAGTACTAAGTTTAAAAGGAACAATACTCATAAGGAGTTATTAAATATTTTGAAAGAAAATGATAATTTTCTGGGTACAATATCTGAAAGAGAAGATTTGAATAGAAGAATAGCTAAAAATGATGTTTTTGATTTGAATAAAGATTATATAAGAGAATACCAAAAAACACTTTTAAATTTGATGAGTAAAATCAAAGGCATTATGGCTTAA
- a CDS encoding S2/P23 family protein encodes MNIKILLLIPILILYIQCNDAASQKLIDNYKESNPNQVQKKNYLTPQNKNGTKYNTYSDFLIQEKKEPYETIEGIKTIKISLFSTIPVYSINAKWIKNKAITIMGLEGNPISEFKDKLRYSYSISPITENGNASNNIMPIVLFETTKNGGKDLEVTSFSLIDNPELDFNSRHVSILYKPLQTEPSEEPGYLNANPFWIAGENAKTIPALTRDKYIKAKIEVKNKKNNTINQHTILLNTTYLTKLIKEVLSKYPEIRATSPDFRL; translated from the coding sequence ATGAACATAAAAATATTATTATTAATACCCATCTTAATTTTATATATACAATGCAATGATGCAGCATCTCAAAAGTTGATTGACAATTACAAAGAATCCAACCCAAATCAAGTTCAAAAGAAGAACTACTTAACACCACAAAACAAGAACGGTACAAAATATAACACTTATTCTGATTTCTTAATACAAGAGAAAAAAGAACCATATGAAACAATAGAAGGCATAAAAACAATAAAGATTTCTCTTTTCTCAACGATTCCTGTTTACTCAATAAATGCAAAATGGATTAAGAACAAAGCAATAACTATTATGGGACTAGAGGGCAACCCCATAAGTGAATTTAAAGATAAACTCAGATATTCCTACTCAATATCCCCTATTACAGAAAATGGAAATGCTAGCAACAATATCATGCCTATCGTACTATTTGAGACAACTAAGAATGGTGGTAAAGATCTGGAAGTTACAAGCTTTTCTTTAATAGACAATCCTGAACTGGATTTCAATTCAAGACATGTCTCCATACTTTACAAGCCATTACAGACAGAACCTTCAGAAGAACCTGGATATCTTAATGCAAATCCATTTTGGATAGCAGGTGAAAATGCTAAAACAATACCAGCCCTTACACGAGATAAATACATAAAAGCTAAAATAGAGGTTAAGAATAAGAAAAACAATACTATCAATCAACATACAATATTGCTCAACACTACTTATCTGACTAAGTTAATCAAAGAAGTACTTAGCAAATATCCAGAAATCAGGGCAACTAGTCCTGATTTTAGACTTTAA
- a CDS encoding plasmid maintenance protein, with the protein MKIKSIKGKTNRYQYNLIVLVSTLNFMNSKLKKYTQKNILYFFNGNLKRNNQKTVKIKTLQNYLYALEKKFQITLNYCRHLGKKCGSEVYYTLQYPKKECHTKINSYFKNIKEEKINKFRERVDIHRKENGSPKWECINNTNNKREKNALLKYISKCNFKTDLPLILLNLKTEKESKIKLFKEVKKYEMIIKSLSRENLESIKNELKIGKIECVRDFLERNGYLNKNVQEKDSKSEANIKKLRKILVEVETELKLQNYDQEALRKGIDKIYETYKEKPHFIVEKNKYKDLDHLIRKIKVSTQVCQKQESTNNDIKNNIFSILLEQLRHRVDIDVLIPTLKKFINAKDKLKYSKVVDNTYYYELLRMIK; encoded by the coding sequence GTGAAAATCAAAAGTATAAAGGGAAAAACCAATAGATACCAATACAACTTGATTGTACTAGTATCCACACTAAATTTCATGAACTCAAAACTAAAAAAATACACACAAAAGAACATCTTGTATTTTTTCAATGGAAATCTAAAAAGAAATAATCAAAAGACAGTAAAGATTAAAACACTACAAAATTATTTATATGCACTTGAGAAAAAGTTTCAAATCACCCTCAATTACTGCAGACATCTAGGCAAGAAATGTGGAAGTGAAGTTTATTATACTCTACAATACCCAAAGAAAGAATGTCATACTAAGATAAACTCATACTTCAAAAACATCAAGGAAGAAAAGATAAATAAGTTTAGAGAAAGAGTTGATATCCATAGAAAAGAAAATGGGAGTCCAAAATGGGAGTGTATTAATAATACTAATAATAAAAGAGAGAAAAATGCACTACTAAAGTACATAAGTAAATGCAATTTCAAGACTGATCTTCCTCTCATTTTATTAAATCTAAAAACAGAAAAAGAATCTAAGATAAAACTTTTCAAAGAGGTAAAAAAATATGAAATGATTATAAAATCACTCTCCAGAGAAAATTTAGAGTCAATCAAAAATGAGCTTAAAATCGGCAAGATAGAATGTGTAAGAGATTTTCTAGAAAGGAATGGGTATTTAAACAAGAATGTTCAAGAAAAGGACAGTAAGTCAGAGGCTAATATAAAAAAACTTAGAAAGATACTCGTCGAAGTAGAAACGGAGCTTAAGTTACAAAACTATGATCAAGAAGCATTAAGAAAAGGAATTGATAAAATATACGAGACTTATAAAGAAAAACCTCACTTTATTGTAGAGAAAAATAAATACAAAGATTTGGATCATCTGATAAGGAAAATAAAAGTCAGCACACAGGTCTGTCAAAAACAAGAAAGCACAAATAATGATATAAAAAACAACATTTTTAGTATATTATTAGAACAGTTAAGGCATAGGGTAGATATTGACGTATTAATACCGACCTTAAAAAAATTTATTAACGCTAAAGACAAATTAAAGTATAGTAAGGTAGTTGATAATACGTATTATTACGAACTACTTAGAATGATAAAGTAG
- a CDS encoding PBSX family phage terminase large subunit, whose translation MELSALSVFIKLQKRFKRKFNIDIATFSKDKTRKIDFNLFEDKYLTLRQREVLRNIDNNFCSRIIFNGGISSGKTFLASYLLIKFLIQNKKYYYKDTNNFIVGSSIGTLLANTLKQIEKICNLLNVEYYLKDSRTVSCMIAGLTLNVYGGKNSDSFSKIRGSNSAIVYINEATLMHKETLLEIMKRLRQKPAIIIFDTNPDHPAHYFKTDYIDKPDIYRTYNFSIYDNPLNSKDFIETQEMIYRNLPAYKARVLLGEWIASADACFNEVILNEDYTFKSPIMYIDPAFSVGMDNTAICVLERMGDKYYAYVYQDRKPISDESILNAICVLAENFNVNTLYVEDRDNTDGYGFLTKIMVSLRRGMNHYFKISAVKPLSNKFMRICTLIPLFNSRKIEFLKITDNNVINDIYSYSGNFKSRDDCLDALSSCYLLLSLEYKDKFKHFAKSRYI comes from the coding sequence TTGGAGTTAAGTGCTTTATCAGTTTTTATTAAGTTGCAGAAAAGGTTTAAGCGAAAATTTAATATTGATATTGCCACATTTTCAAAAGATAAGACTAGAAAAATTGATTTTAACTTATTTGAAGATAAGTACTTAACTCTTAGACAAAGGGAAGTATTGAGAAATATAGATAATAATTTTTGCTCTAGAATAATATTTAATGGTGGAATATCCAGTGGCAAGACATTTTTGGCATCTTATTTACTTATCAAATTTTTAATTCAGAATAAAAAGTATTATTACAAGGATACTAATAATTTTATTGTAGGAAGTTCAATTGGAACATTGCTTGCTAATACCTTAAAACAGATAGAAAAAATATGTAATCTTTTAAATGTTGAGTATTATTTAAAAGATTCTCGAACTGTTTCATGTATGATCGCAGGTCTGACACTTAATGTTTATGGAGGAAAAAATAGTGATTCTTTCTCAAAGATTAGGGGTAGTAATTCTGCTATTGTGTATATTAATGAAGCAACTTTAATGCATAAAGAGACTTTACTTGAGATAATGAAAAGACTTAGGCAAAAGCCGGCTATTATTATTTTTGATACGAATCCTGATCATCCTGCACATTACTTTAAGACAGATTATATTGATAAACCCGATATATATAGGACATATAATTTTAGTATTTATGATAATCCTTTAAATTCTAAAGATTTTATTGAAACTCAGGAAATGATTTACAGAAATTTGCCTGCTTACAAAGCCCGAGTACTTCTTGGGGAGTGGATTGCTAGTGCTGATGCGTGCTTTAATGAGGTTATTCTAAATGAAGATTATACATTTAAAAGTCCAATTATGTATATTGATCCTGCATTCTCTGTTGGTATGGATAATACTGCTATTTGTGTGCTTGAACGAATGGGTGATAAGTATTATGCATATGTTTATCAAGATAGAAAGCCTATAAGTGATGAGTCAATTCTTAATGCTATTTGTGTGTTGGCAGAGAACTTTAATGTTAATACACTCTATGTTGAGGATCGAGATAATACTGATGGTTATGGATTTTTAACAAAAATTATGGTCTCTCTCAGGCGAGGCATGAATCATTATTTTAAAATATCAGCTGTTAAGCCTTTAAGTAATAAATTTATGAGAATATGTACTTTGATACCCCTATTTAACTCTCGCAAAATAGAGTTTTTAAAGATTACAGATAACAATGTTATCAATGATATTTATAGCTATAGTGGCAATTTTAAAAGTAGAGATGACTGTCTTGATGCTTTAAGTTCCTGTTATTTACTCTTAAGCCTTGAATATAAGGATAAATTTAAGCATTTTGCTAAGAGTAGGTATATTTAA
- a CDS encoding BBA14 family lipoprotein, producing the protein MTKKIILKIIILLQIIIFSCTSIAALPEEPEPPIEHTLKSLSIYEAQLVSYALYLETFLIRTKEKLGNKNFPSFTLLEADVLRDDHTLEAVKENIMHLKRYINNIKPIAISVYKKYSKLKK; encoded by the coding sequence ATGACAAAAAAAATAATCCTCAAAATAATTATATTACTACAAATCATAATATTTAGCTGTACTTCCATAGCTGCACTACCAGAAGAACCTGAGCCCCCTATTGAACACACACTCAAAAGCTTAAGCATATATGAAGCACAACTTGTAAGTTACGCATTATATCTAGAAACATTTTTAATTCGGACTAAAGAAAAATTGGGAAATAAAAATTTTCCCTCCTTTACACTACTAGAAGCTGATGTTCTAAGAGACGATCATACACTAGAGGCAGTTAAAGAAAATATCATGCATTTAAAACGCTATATAAACAATATAAAACCCATAGCTATTTCCGTATACAAAAAATACAGTAAATTAAAAAAGTAA
- a CDS encoding BlyB family putative holin accessory protein, translating to MLNKNNTNLGIIFLQNLMEFFGYSDHLDNESFHIGIKKAIDLYKYMHTLYLTSMQKMELEECKQIIIELETILNKITKLIDAIKADADPDLIEDIRNERNTLMKTKTKLFQDELETINKKGDKK from the coding sequence ATGCTAAACAAAAACAACACAAATCTAGGGATAATCTTCCTTCAAAATCTAATGGAATTTTTTGGATACAGTGACCATCTAGATAATGAAAGTTTTCACATAGGAATAAAAAAAGCCATAGATCTTTACAAATATATGCATACCCTCTACTTAACTTCAATGCAAAAAATGGAACTTGAAGAATGTAAGCAAATCATCATTGAACTTGAAACTATACTTAACAAGATTACAAAACTTATTGATGCAATTAAAGCCGATGCTGATCCTGATTTAATTGAAGATATACGAAATGAACGCAATACCCTTATGAAAACAAAAACTAAATTATTTCAAGATGAACTAGAAACAATAAATAAAAAGGGAGATAAAAAATGA
- a CDS encoding DUF685 domain-containing protein, translating to MDQENEEIEESIQIKDFNRKIQVNENDLIPIDDIVEETYAITYKNLLEQIKKDTFYEGIEYFKKVIREIISKELLEYESHTEKMYLKIISKLMGLKTETNNLDFNTLFEKLKATLIENLTQQPETEKNMKTSKISIYDTNKRDFDLASFQTLIDNLKEVFAENKSLEEAKRYVRRTFTRTDEFHRRYNSLINTHIKKIELEKELNLIIASATSYIESTQDLEFLAFNKNSKILNRLTEHDYLQGFPQGFQYWGADPSTDVYYSYHEFERKSIKMDIVTEKVELRFPRSLKEKNIYLNIMLTLQNNANSNAIMTKKVLLRFSENTNEKQYTTLFFYSGKEHNITKQLLVGWYKLHASIYSSDPNQDIPHLLKI from the coding sequence ATGGACCAAGAAAATGAAGAAATAGAAGAAAGCATACAGATAAAAGATTTTAACAGAAAAATTCAAGTCAATGAGAACGATCTAATTCCCATTGATGATATTGTCGAAGAAACTTATGCAATTACATACAAAAACTTACTTGAACAAATTAAAAAAGATACATTTTACGAAGGAATCGAATATTTCAAAAAAGTTATAAGAGAAATAATATCTAAAGAACTACTTGAATATGAATCTCATACAGAGAAAATGTATTTAAAGATAATCTCCAAGCTAATGGGACTCAAAACTGAAACAAATAATCTTGATTTCAATACTCTATTTGAAAAACTCAAGGCAACATTGATTGAAAATTTAACTCAGCAACCTGAAACTGAAAAGAACATGAAAACCAGCAAGATATCTATATACGACACAAACAAAAGAGATTTTGATTTAGCTTCATTTCAAACTCTGATAGACAATTTAAAAGAAGTTTTTGCAGAAAATAAAAGCCTAGAAGAAGCAAAGAGATATGTAAGAAGGACTTTTACCAGAACAGATGAGTTTCATAGAAGATACAATTCCTTAATCAATACCCATATAAAAAAGATTGAACTTGAAAAAGAGTTAAACCTCATAATAGCTTCAGCTACATCATACATCGAATCAACCCAGGACCTAGAATTTCTTGCTTTCAATAAGAACTCTAAAATACTAAATAGATTAACAGAACATGATTATTTACAAGGATTTCCTCAGGGCTTTCAATACTGGGGAGCAGACCCATCAACTGATGTCTACTATTCTTACCATGAATTCGAAAGAAAGTCAATCAAAATGGATATTGTAACAGAAAAAGTAGAACTAAGATTTCCAAGAAGCCTTAAAGAAAAAAACATCTATTTAAACATAATGCTTACTCTTCAAAATAATGCAAATTCTAACGCGATCATGACAAAAAAAGTACTCCTTAGATTTTCCGAAAATACGAATGAAAAACAATATACAACCTTATTTTTCTACAGCGGAAAAGAACACAACATTACAAAACAACTTCTTGTAGGATGGTACAAGTTACACGCTTCAATATACAGCAGTGATCCAAACCAAGACATCCCACATCTTCTTAAAATATAG
- a CDS encoding chromosome replication/partitioning protein, with translation MGIEVNKRNLSKEMTPEEQISIHYNKLKERLKVNFQKEIFCKIEAMKVLKEIKDNEYYKLDNYASFDDFAKDYRLARTQTYKYLKIATAIEEGIVEEKYVINNGINGTMFLLKNREGVGIKRSKQNPLSPLRFQLKCPEAYAFYKRNAKLTSFLLEKVFSDEKEFLARIVSQFESIKKRKR, from the coding sequence ATGGGAATAGAGGTTAATAAGAGAAATTTATCTAAAGAGATGACACCAGAAGAACAGATATCTATTCACTATAATAAGCTTAAGGAGAGATTAAAAGTTAATTTTCAAAAGGAGATCTTTTGCAAAATTGAAGCAATGAAAGTTTTAAAAGAGATCAAGGATAATGAGTATTACAAGCTTGATAACTATGCCAGTTTTGATGATTTTGCCAAAGATTACAGACTTGCTAGGACTCAGACTTATAAGTATTTGAAGATAGCTACTGCAATTGAGGAGGGGATTGTGGAAGAGAAGTATGTTATTAACAATGGGATTAATGGAACTATGTTTTTGCTAAAAAATAGAGAAGGTGTTGGTATAAAGAGATCTAAACAGAATCCTTTAAGTCCTTTAAGGTTTCAGCTTAAATGTCCTGAAGCTTATGCATTTTATAAGCGAAATGCCAAGCTTACAAGCTTTCTTTTAGAGAAAGTTTTCTCAGATGAGAAAGAATTTTTAGCAAGAATAGTTAGTCAATTTGAGTCTATTAAGAAGAGAAAAAGATAG